CCGGCGCGACCGACGATGACGAGATCCGACGCGGCCTCGAAGACCGCCTCGGTCACCTCCGTTCCGGACCGGACGACGAGCGCGTTGGCGTCCGCGACTGCATCCAGAAGCGCCTCACCGTCTACGTCGTAGGCCGTCTCGACGTCGTGGCCCGCCTCTCTGAGGCGTTCCAGACCGGCGTCGTCGATCGGGTCCGTAATAAGGACCTTCATATCCTAACCCATCCCTGGTTCCCGGTTAAACGTTTCTTCATCGGTCTCACAGGCGATCTGTTGCCTGTTACCGTCCCCCGTGGATAGCGTGACAGCTCGGTTCAAGACCTCGATAAGACTACTCTTCGGAGCCCCATATGAACGCCCGCTCCCGGAGTCGCGATCCGTGTGAACGTCCGTCCTCAGGTCGCGATAGGTGATTTGAAAGCCTCCGCCGACGATTCCCGCGTATGCGACTCGTGGCCTTCGATTTCGACGGAACGCTCTCGGACTCCGAGATGACCGTGCTGCTCGGCGAGCGCGAGGGCGTTGCCGAGCGAATGCAGGACATCACCGACCGGGCGATGAACGACGAACTCTCCTACGCGGAGAGCCTCAGGGAGCGCGCGTCGCTGCTCGACGGGCTCTCAGAGGAGGACGCTGAGGACGCCTTCGGCGAGGTTCGACTCCGCCCGGGCGCGGCGGAACTCATCGCCCGCCTCCGCGAGGCCGGTCACCACGTCGCGATCCTGACCGGCGGATTCGAGCGCGGTGTCGAGCGCGCCCTCGAACGCGAGGGCGTCGAGGTCGACACCGTCGTCGCCAACCGACTCCCGATCGAGGGGGGCCGCTTGACGGGCGAGGTCGAGGGGCCGCTCATCACCGGGACGAAGGACGACGCCCTGGAGTCGCTCGCCGCCGACCTCGACGTGCCGCTCTCCCGAACCATCGCGGTCGGCGACGGCGCGAACGACCTGCCGATGCTGGAGGTCGCGGGGCTGTCCATCGGCTACCTTCCCAAGGACGCCGTCCGCCCCTCCTGCGACGTCGTCGTCGCGTCTATGCATCGACTCGGGAAGGTGCTGGAAGGGTACAACGTGGTTCGGCGGGAAGACGAGTAACGAAGTCCGAGGCGACTACTGCGACCCGACTCTCACTCCGCGCCGGCGGCGCGACTCCGCTCCATCGCCGCCAGGTCCTCGGCCAGCGCCTCCGCGATGGCCTTCGAGAGCCCCGGCGGGACGGCGTTGCCGACGACCTTCAACTGCGTGCTCTTGGGGCCCTGGAACACGTAATCGTCGGGGAACGACTGCAGGATCGCACATTCGCGGACGGTCCCGACGCGGTCCTCGACGGGGTGGACGAACGGCGCGTTGTGGTTCTCCTTGATCGTGATCGAGGGCTCGTCGCGGGGGAGTCGCCGCCAGCTGTCGCCGTAGCTCTCGTAGAGGCTCTCGCCGGGGTCGACCTCCGAAATCCGCTCGACCATCTCCTCGGAGTGGTTCGTCTTCTCGTGGTTCGGCAGGCGTTCGACGGCTGTCCCGTCCCCGTCCGCGCCCCGCTCCAAGAGCGCCTCCTCGACGGTCACGTACGGCTCTAACCGCTTCCCCGTGAGCGTCGCCTGTTTCGAGGGGCCGTGGGTCCGCTCGGGATACGTCGGGATCGACCCGTCGCGCCGCCCCTGGAAGATCACCCGGCGGCGGTTCTGCGGGACGCCGTAGTCGGCGGCGTTCAGCGTCTCGTACGCCGGCTTCTCGTAGCCGGCGCGCTCGAAGCCCTCCAGGATCGCCCGCAGGGTGTCGCCCTCTTCCATCGACTTGATCCCCGGGACGTTCTCCATCACGAACGCCGCGGGCCCGACGTACTCGACGAAGTCGATGAAGTTGCCGACGAGGTAGTTCCGCTCGTCGTCGGGGTCGCGGTGGCCCGCGATGCTGAACCCCTTGCAGGGCGGGCCGCCGATCACGACGTCGATCTCCTCCTGGTCGATCGGGTGCTCCGCGAAGAACGCCTCGGGATCGACTTCCGAGAGGTCTGCCTGGATCGCGAGCGCGTCCTCGTGGTTGTGCTCGTACGTCGCGAGGAAGTCCTCGTCGACGTCGACGCCGGCGACGACGTCGTAGCCGGCCTGCAGGAAGCCCTCCGAGAGGCCGCCGCCGCCGCAGAACAGATCGAGCACCGTGATCG
This portion of the Halobellus litoreus genome encodes:
- the serB gene encoding phosphoserine phosphatase SerB — protein: MRLVAFDFDGTLSDSEMTVLLGEREGVAERMQDITDRAMNDELSYAESLRERASLLDGLSEEDAEDAFGEVRLRPGAAELIARLREAGHHVAILTGGFERGVERALEREGVEVDTVVANRLPIEGGRLTGEVEGPLITGTKDDALESLAADLDVPLSRTIAVGDGANDLPMLEVAGLSIGYLPKDAVRPSCDVVVASMHRLGKVLEGYNVVRREDE
- a CDS encoding DNA cytosine methyltransferase, yielding MPNSDFDRSSITVLDLFCGGGGLSEGFLQAGYDVVAGVDVDEDFLATYEHNHEDALAIQADLSEVDPEAFFAEHPIDQEEIDVVIGGPPCKGFSIAGHRDPDDERNYLVGNFIDFVEYVGPAAFVMENVPGIKSMEEGDTLRAILEGFERAGYEKPAYETLNAADYGVPQNRRRVIFQGRRDGSIPTYPERTHGPSKQATLTGKRLEPYVTVEEALLERGADGDGTAVERLPNHEKTNHSEEMVERISEVDPGESLYESYGDSWRRLPRDEPSITIKENHNAPFVHPVEDRVGTVRECAILQSFPDDYVFQGPKSTQLKVVGNAVPPGLSKAIAEALAEDLAAMERSRAAGAE